Proteins found in one Buchnera aphidicola str. G002 (Myzus persicae) genomic segment:
- the gloB gene encoding hydroxyacylglutathione hydrolase, giving the protein MILENISILSDNYVWFLYDTNNFCIIIDPGLSEPIIEKIKKKKWNPVAILLTHSHSDHTEGVSEIIQNYPSVTIFGPKETRKNSVNRIVSGGEKLFLLNKTVYVLPTPGHTLGHVSYYMKPYFFCGDTLFSGGCGRVYKERYLEMYNSIKLISSFPDNTMLCCSHEYTLSNLSFAKFILPEDNMIKIYYKKIKKLRYLNKSSLPCYIFFEKKINLFLRTDEKILKKFMGLKNSLTDLEVFIQLRLRKNYFIGAKRD; this is encoded by the coding sequence ATGATCTTAGAAAATATATCTATATTATCTGATAACTATGTTTGGTTTCTTTATGATACAAATAATTTTTGTATAATCATAGATCCTGGTTTATCTGAACCTATCATAGAGAAAATTAAGAAAAAAAAATGGAATCCTGTAGCTATTTTATTAACTCATAGTCATTCTGATCATACAGAAGGAGTGTCTGAAATTATTCAAAATTATCCAAGTGTAACTATTTTTGGACCGAAAGAAACCAGAAAAAATAGTGTAAATAGGATTGTATCAGGAGGAGAAAAACTATTTTTATTAAACAAAACAGTTTATGTTTTACCAACTCCAGGACACACATTAGGTCATGTTTCATATTATATGAAACCATATTTTTTTTGTGGAGATACTCTTTTTTCAGGAGGTTGTGGCCGTGTTTATAAGGAAAGATATTTAGAAATGTACAATTCAATAAAGCTGATATCATCTTTTCCTGATAATACTATGCTATGTTGTTCTCATGAATACACTTTATCTAATTTGTCTTTTGCTAAATTTATTTTACCAGAAGATAATATGATTAAAATTTATTATAAAAAAATCAAAAAATTAAGGTATTTAAATAAATCTAGTTTACCTTGTTATATCTTTTTTGAGAAAAAAATAAATTTATTTTTAAGAACAGATGAGAAAATATTAAAAAAATTTATGGGATTGAAAAATAGTTTAACGGATTTAGAAGTTTTTATTCAATTAAGATTAAGAAAAAATTATTTTATTGGAGCTAAGCGGGATTGA